One Phyllopteryx taeniolatus isolate TA_2022b chromosome 3, UOR_Ptae_1.2, whole genome shotgun sequence genomic window, GACAGAGCTCCACCAAGCCCTCTCAATCTGAATTTGGATGGCACACTTTCACAAATACTTAATATTTTGCATGTACCTACGgccttaaaaaataatatgtaGTTATAATTTGATTGACTGTCCTGTCGATCGACTTGCATCCAATGGAGATGCTCATTTGTTGCTCTGCATTCCTGATGACGACTGTATCTTTGGATGTTTATCTTCCAGGCCTGGTCAAGATTGCCAGCAGCCTCGGAGTGCGTCTACTGCCCCCCAGGAAGAAAATTATTGTGATGATCATGGGTAACCACTCTGCAGGAAAGAGCTCCTTCATCAATTGGTAAGATAGTTAAGTGTCACTCGCTTCTCAACCATCTCATGCTCCCACGTGTTGAACAACATAACCGTGTGTTTCATGCTTGACTTGTTTGCACtaaaaggaagaaaatgaaCCTTGGTTTTAGTCGGGTGAATTGCAGAAAATAAGTTTCTGTTATTGATGGCCATCCAAAACATCCTTCAACTATGAAAGTGAACACAATCGCAGAAAAAAACCTGACATGTAGAAttcaattataaatatttaaaatttagGTTCTCTTCAGTCACGTCTATAAAGTGATGCTTCCAAATCCTGCTAAATGCAACATTGAGAataccaaatgtatttatttgctgtCTTTTCAGGTATGTCGAAGAGCACATCCAAAAAACTGGTGTTGCCATCGAAACGCAGGGCTTCACGTTCATCACAAGTGGGCGTAAAAGAGAATCATTGACGGTAAGAAGTGCGTGCAACACTGACAAGAATAAAGGAATGCGTCAGTCCAGCTTGTTATTGTGAAATTGGTACATCTCATGTGAAGGCCGATGAAGAGATCCATTCAATATTTGCTTATATATAAGCATTTCttaatatgcatgccaggccaatCAGTCTTTGttagacacagacacacacacacacacgcacggttGTAAGCAAAATGACATCGAAGCTCTGCAATGGGATACTTGTTCATCTTTGATTGGTTGGGGTTGaaacaacagtttttttgtttttttttaggaaataattcaaatataaacCAACCCAgggtcaaataattttttttacagtgactgtcatgcaagtgtaaaaatgagttcaacaatgtaaatgttaaaaacaacaaaacactccGTCATAACTGTGATAGCACCAAGTGAATTGGGTGTTTTACTACATTGAATGTGAGTCTGCTTCTTTTAAGTTTCAATAAATATATTCTTCTTTTAACACCCCTTGTTGAGGCGAATCTTGTTTTGCCAGaaaactgcaacaacaacaaaagtaatcctatgctcactgaactgaagCTCTCTTGAAGTAAACTCGGGCCTCCTTGAGTGACTTTTTATGTGACTTCTTGTGTGATGCAACTTTTGCAATATGTGCTgcaaaaagctaaaaaaacgcacacagacacagttAATTCTTTGCTGCTCTCTGAATGAGTCAGTGGTCAAAGTTGCATCCATTCTATCATCTGTTTTTGCTCTCGAACTCCCCTATATATGTGAGTAATTTACAAAGCCACTATTTATTGACATATCTTGTATTATTTTCTTACCGGAATTTGTCCATCGCAGGACTTTAGGTAggtctattctattctattctgttcTACTCTGAGGAAGCCCAACCATGCTTACAAAAAACGTCTTACGTCATCtcttgaaataaatgtatttatatttgtgtgcggcactatttgtacaaaaatgctgacatttctTAACAGGGTTGAACATGCTAGCGTCAATACAACAAGGAGGGAATATGGGCTTGGCATAGGAATGATCGAGAAACTATTCTCCTTATTGCAAGCCAGTGTACGAACCGCAATTCTTTTGCGCTCTTTAccacatacaaaacaataagcttcttttctgtgttttacacatttacacacaatccCCACAGTGTTACTGATTAACCAGTTTGGTGTGCTCACAACATGAGCGATGCCCAGTTGCCACGTAGCGCAGCTTCTTAACAGAGTATAAACTGAGTCAGCAGGCACCTTTTCCGAACAAAGATGAAAACGAAAAATTAGTAGTGCAAGCACTCACATCAGAGAGGGCTGACTGCTCAGAAAACTACTGAAGATCAATTCAattccccccctctctctctctctctctctctctctctgtctttttctctctttttcacaGGGGAATGCAACGTTACATCTCTACCCCCATTTTCGACCGCTCCTTGAGTTCAAAGGTAAGCCTTTTCGTAGCGTTAATAAATGCAACTCATACTCTAGACATATACATAGTTAGATAGACAGATGTGTCAGATTTCTATGAGTGATTCTAGAATGGCTCTGATTAgcatataaataaatcaaagcaaTTGTTCTCCATGCGTCAGCAGCGGTCCAGAGCCTTGGGGATGGCGAGGCGATCGTGTCAGGCAGTGACGTGGTCGGGATGCACGGGTGGGGAGGTTAAAGGAAGGTGGGGGCAGTGATGTATGTCTGTGGAGCGGGATTGAAGCTTCACCGGGTGCCGGCAGTTTGGTGGGAGGGACAGGCAAGACGAGCTGCTGCCGTCGGAGACTGCGGAGCACCGCTCCGTGGACCGGAACTTCTGCTCTGGGATACAAGCTTGCTTTTGATGTTAAACTCAATGCTGCCGCTTGGAAACACCCCACAGCAGgcgtactgtgtgtgtgtgtgtgtgtgtgtgtgtgtgtagcctgCAGAGCAACTGTGGATGACTCATCAAAAATGCAGTATAGGTCCTTATGGGAGAAGCTGCTGATTATTCTGTTTGAGATATTCTTTTAAATCATGTGTTGCATGACCCTGTTTGCGGTTCTTGCCAGTAAATGCTTCTTGTTGGACCCGCCTAGTCCAAGAAGTTCTCTCCTCGGCTTTATTGCAGCATCGTACACAGGATCTGTGGGCGAACTTCGTCACTTACAAGCCCTTGAGAAAAGTAGAGGCCGTTGATCAGTCTCTCCTTTTTCTGTTTCTTCATTTAAAGGGCTCAGTGGGGGAGTAActgatatattttatatttgagttTCATatctttaaatgatatttcttggaGCAGCACAATTGTCTTGTCATGTCACGTATCAGAGGAATACTGCATGCAAAAGACACCTCTTTGCTTCCGTGCTAGCTGATGGATGTATTGATATGGAAGCCATACTGATGTGATCAATATAAAGGAATGCTAATGTTCCACAGCAAGCGTCTCTGCTGTGTGCAGCACAAGGATGTGATTTGTGTAGCTTCTTAACACCTGctttgctctgtgtgtgtgtgtgtgtgtgtgtgtgtgtgcgcgcgcgtgcgcacgtacgtgtgtgtgtgtggttggtaCGTCTCAATAGTGGTCCTGTTCTGGTGGGAGTAGAGAAATCTCACAGTGCGTTGCCTCACAGTCGTTCTTCACTGGCTAGCTTTATGTCCCACGCCCTACGCTAAAGCTGCCAGTTGAAGAGCTGTTGTGTGTAACCATGACAACAGACTCCTCTACACAGGGGATGGTGAAAAACCGACTTATCAAATTCATTTACAGGAGATCCTCCAGGAATTGAATACAGGGTTTATTATgaaggtttttgttgttgccataattgttttaaaatgttattctttGCAGGTTAAAatacacacgcaaaaaaaaccATGCAATGCAAAGGTCTTTTTATAGGTAATGGGTAAGTGTTGTGTAGTAGGGCAgtgaaactcatttttgttgcgggccacagaactgtagttacggtttccctcagaggtccgttatgactgaaaccatatcaatgtatgatcggctcatccagttattacatatacacaacattGATGGgaaaactagttttgaaatcagatgtcaacaagaaaataaatgtttaaactattgtgacttttattttaaaaaggggtttgctaacaattattataatttttttcccctcaacatTAAAAGTGATGCCAATTTGCAGTTTTGGTACTACAGATTTGAGCAGGAAACCTGATGAAGTAGAGCACATGAAGTAACGTGACGTGCCCACCTGGTGCCCACCTGGTCACCTGTGGTGTATATAATCTGTATAGTACTGTTTATATGTTGTATATTCCAGGTGTTATGGACTACCTGTCGGCGGAGATCTCCACCTCCAAGCAGAAGAAGTTCAGCCTTGTGACCTTTGTGGACACACCTGGCTTGGTGGACGGGGACATGATTTACCCTTTTAATGTCAACAGCGCCATCACATGGCTGGGTAAGTCTGCACGGCGCAATGCGGTCACTGTATGTTTGAGCTGacactgtttgttttgttcccgTGCAGGAGAACAGTCCGATCTGATATTTGTATTCTTCGACCCGATGGGTCAGGCGCTGTGCAGGCGCACGCTAAACATTGTGGAGAAACTGAGCGAGAAATGCGGAGACAAGCTTTTGTTCTACCTCAGCAAGGCCGATGAAGCTGGCAAGGAAACGGACCGACAGGTATCTTCAACTCCCTCCCGTCTCCTTTTTCAATTAGATGCTAACCAAAATACGCCAACATAACCAAAATATGTACACACAATATTCTTTTGTAGAGAGTGATGATGCAGATCGTCCAGGAATTGTGCCGCCGCCAAGGTCTCAACAAATGTGGTTTTGAAATGCCAACAATATATATCCCAAACCCGCAGAAGGTAAACTTCAATCTGTATTGTTCTCTACTGTACAGTGctgagaaaaagtgtttttcttctcaaaattgttctcaaaaagtgttttccttctcaaattctcatttttaatgcgtaagatcatcaaacaaatctaaatatcagacaaagataacccaagtaaacacaaaatgcagtttttaaatggttatttatatattaagggggggaaaagaaaTATTCAAAAATGCATTGCCCCCTAACCTTATGAACTGGTTGCGCcccccttagcagcaacaactgaaatcaaatgttttctaaAACTGGCAAAGAGTCTTCCttgcaaaattattttaactCAACACTTTTGATTTTGGTTTTTGATCATGAAGGcactttttaaggtcatgccacagcatttcaatcagattcaagtccggactttcactacaccactccaaaaccttcattttgtttttcaagccaTTTGGAAATTGATTTGCGTGTGTggtttggatcattgtcctgcttcagaacccaagtgcgcttcagcttgaggttaCAAACTGATGGAGGATTTTCTGTTAGAGCAGAATTAATGGTTCtctcaatcacagcaagttgtccaggtcctgatgaagaaaagcagcccctgatcatcacactaccaccaccaccatgtttgactgttggtgtgatgttctttttctgaaatgctgtgttacagtTACGCCAGGTGTAATGAGACAAGCACCTTcccaaaagttaaacttttgtctcgtcagtccatagaatattctcccagaagtcttgagaatcattcagatgttattttttcaaaagtaagtCGAGCCTTTATGTTCATTTTGGCCAGccgtggttttcaccttggagctctgccatggatgccatttttgcccagtctcttccttattggtGAGTCGTGAACATTGACCTTAattgaggcaagggaggcctccAGTTCATTAGATGTTCTCCTGGGTTCCTCTGTGAACTCCTTGATGAGTCTTCGCTGTGCTCTAGGGGAAATTTCTGTAGGCCGGGCAATCCTAGGAAGGTTccccactgttccatgttttctccatttgtgggtaatggctctcactgtggtttgttGGAGTCttaaatggctttgtaaccctttccagactgataaatgTCGATTACTTTATTGCGTGTCACTTCTTGAATTTATTTGGATtgttgcattttgttgcagctttttgagctCTTTTGGCCGACTTGAGCTTGTCGGGACAAAATCTattgaagtgatttcttgattgaacgggCCTGGAgttaatcaggcttgggtgtggtcagtgaaaataaactcagctttcccccccaaacgtccacagttaattcatgatatAACAAAGAGGGGTATTACTTGGTACTTAAGAAatcaaatcaccatttaaaaacgtCATTTTTCGTTGacttgggttgtctttgtcagatacttacatttgtttgatgatcttaaacattaaactgGGGAAATTacgcaaaacaaaataagaatttgagaaggtggGCACCGTACACCAATCGGTCACACAACCTGCACAATCAGGAATTTGTCAGTATGCTTAATAATGCTGGACCCATCTTCAATCGCAGAGTTTGCTCTTGATGTAAATGTCAGATCCAGGTCTTGCTACGATCCGAGTCTCAATGTTCAGTTGTCCTTGAGGTGGGTGGGACAGCCATTGATTATCCTGGAATGTCATCTAGTTCCTGTCCACATGTGATGCCTGGAAGAAGATGACTCATATTTTGCAATAAGATTAGAGCACGAGGGGTTGTCAACTAGGGCCACACATTTGACAGTGGCCATGAAGTATAGCTCCATGCTGATTTACAGCCACAGAGATCCACAAACCATCCTCCGTCTCAAGTCCAGACCACCTATTTAAGGATCAGTTGCAGCCCTGAAAAGTGTACATGCCTCTGCGACTTTCCTCTCTCATATGCAAATGAACACCAAGTAAGAGCTATGCTCAGCCTTCTTCTGTCTCACTCAGCCAAGCCGCTGTGTCAACCAGATCGACGGCGTGTGCCAAACCATCGAAAAGACCATCAGCCAGGCTGTGCAGAGGACTTTGGACCAGTTGGAGAAAGACTGTGATTTAATTTGCTCCACCATCAGCAACAGACTACAACAGGACAGGTCAAACACATCGACGGCAGCACGACCTGGTTCAAACCAATTTGGCTGCTTGAAAGCTCGGTTAAATGCGCAGTAGATGAGAAGTTTCAACTGTACACACATTCCAACTTGTATTGAATCCATCCCCGTTTTATGCACCTGCAGGACTGATGCCACTTGCAACCAAAATGTCCGGCTGAACTCGTTGGTGTGCGGTGCTTTGGGAGTCTTCCTTCCTCTTCTCTTCATCCTGAGTTTTGTTGTGAGCGCCTTCTCTAAAGGGCAGCTCGGTGAGCTGATGGGCCAAGGGCCTGCACAAACCCTTACCATCTGCACTGTGAGTcttcgccctcacattcaccGAACATGTATTGGCTACGCCTACAAAATCTAATGACCTCAGTTGCGGGGTCAAAAGTTACCTTTCACGTAGCTAAATACAAATCTTAGAAAACGAGTATGATGCACTTCATTCAGTTCAACGCCACTGACGCACCACAATAGCCAACATATTTGCAATGAATACTGCTCCAacattgtcaatcaaaactaaacTTACCCTTTGCAAAGTTGCTCATGCAAACATTTGTACATCTGTCTGTCTCTTCCCGATTCACTTCCACTTCACAGGGAATAGTCATGTACGTATGGGATTGGATTCCAGAAGATGGACAAgttgtttttataatgttttttgGAGCCTTTTGCTACTTCCTACTTTTCCTAGCTAAACATTTTTCTGGGTAAGTATCACAAACTCTAATATGaatagaaatcatttaaaaaaaaaaaaaaatctgttttctcCTCAAACCAAAAACACGTAATTAGCGACTAGTCTATGTCATGCTCTGAACATCATTGTGTAGTAGTAAAGTCAATCGACTAGTCTGTacaactccttttttttttttttttttttttttttaagtcaccaCATCACATATCGTAATAATTATAAGTCTGCCTCATCCTGTAGTCAAAGAAACAAGACTTTAACAAAGAAGGAGAAGAGGACGATGAAAGAGTACAGTGATTATATCCTGGATATCGTCAAAACCAGGAAGGTAAGAATC contains:
- the si:dkey-98f17.5 gene encoding uncharacterized protein si:dkey-98f17.5, giving the protein MAARKPRSVANPLESAITSPSERILRECHSLYVDSENGLVKIASSLGVRLLPPRKKIIVMIMGNHSAGKSSFINWYVEEHIQKTGVAIETQGFTFITSGRKRESLTGNATLHLYPHFRPLLEFKGVMDYLSAEISTSKQKKFSLVTFVDTPGLVDGDMIYPFNVNSAITWLGEQSDLIFVFFDPMGQALCRRTLNIVEKLSEKCGDKLLFYLSKADEAGKETDRQRVMMQIVQELCRRQGLNKCGFEMPTIYIPNPQKPSRCVNQIDGVCQTIEKTISQAVQRTLDQLEKDCDLICSTISNRLQQDRTDATCNQNVRLNSLVCGALGVFLPLLFILSFVVSAFSKGQLGELMGQGPAQTLTICTGIVMYVWDWIPEDGQVVFIMFFGAFCYFLLFLAKHFSGQRNKTLTKKEKRTMKEYSDYILDIVKTRKGKLYEWYLQQCAAEYDL